The proteins below are encoded in one region of Mangifera indica cultivar Alphonso chromosome 7, CATAS_Mindica_2.1, whole genome shotgun sequence:
- the LOC123221741 gene encoding leucine-rich repeat extensin-like protein 6: MKKPCLSLALWGFLTINFLFSKSSQQPIAPRFPTPNPRLHDAFLALQAWKHAITFDPNNFTRDWFGPHVCNYTGVYCAQAPDDNLTITVAGIDLNHGNISGILPDELGLLTDLSLFHINTNRFCGNVPETFKKMKRLYELDISNNLFSGQFPSVVLSLPSLKFLDIRFNQFSGNIPSAVFDLTLDALFINNNNFQSSLPQNLGNSNVSVLVLANNNFNGCIPPSLTKMAGTLQQIILLNMSLTGCLQQDLGLFTEVTVFDVSFNNLVGRLPESIGKMKKLEQLNVAHNKFSGCIPEGICLLPKLENFTYSYNYFYGAPPSCLKLQDKDDQKNCIFDRPNQRPIEECKAFYSFPLDCAATGCPVSPPPPPPPPPPPPRPRPPPPPPPSPLPPPPKHHSYHP, from the coding sequence ATGAAGAAACCTTGTCTCAGTCTAGCCCTCTGGGGCTTTCTGACTATCAATTTCCTCTTCTCTAAATCCTCTCAGCAACCCATAGCCCCTCGTTTTCCCACACCAAATCCTAGACTACATGATGCTTTCTTAGCCCTCCAAGCTTGGAAACACGCCATCACCTTTGACCCCAACAATTTCACCAGAGACTGGTTTGGCCCTCATGTGTGCAATTACACTGGCGTTTACTGTGCACAAGCCCCAGATGACAATCTCACCATAACGGTGGCCGGAATAGACTTAAACCATGGAAACATATCCGGTATCTTGCCTGATGAGCTAGGCCTCCTCACAGATCTCTCTCTCTTCCACATAAACACAAATCGTTTTTGCGGTAATGTACCTGAAACCTTCAAAAAGATGAAACGTCTTTATGAGCTTGATATTAGCAACAATCTTTTCAGTGGTCAGTTTCCTTCTGTTGTTCTTTCTTTGCCTTCACTCAAGTTTCTTGACATCAGATTTAATCAATTCAGTGGCAATATACCCTCAGCCGTGTTTGATTTAACACTTGATGCATTATTtatcaacaacaacaacttTCAATCATCTTTACCTCAGAACCTGGGGAACTCTAATGTATCAGTACTTGTCTTGGCAAACAATAACTTCAACGGGTGCATACCGCCAAGTTTGACAAAAATGGCAGGGACCCTTCAACAAATCATTCTCTTGAATATGAGTCTGACGGGTTGTTTGCAGCAAGATTTGGGTTTGTTCACAGAAGTGACAGTGTTTGATGTCAGCTTTAACAACTTGGTGGGGCGGCTACCAGAATCCAttggaaaaatgaagaaattggaGCAGCTGAATGTAGCTCATAACAAGTTTTCAGGTTGTATTCCAGAGGGCATTTGCTTATTGCCCAAGTTGGAAAACTTCACATACTCTTATAATTACTTCTATGGGGCACCGCCATCGTGCCTCAAGTTACAGGATAAAGATGACCAGAAGAACTGCATTTTTGATAGGCCAAATCAGCGACCAATTGAAGAATGTAAGGCATTCTATTCCTTTCCCCTTGATTGTGCTGCTACTGGTTGCCCAGTAagtcctcctcctcctcctcctcctcctcctcctcctccacgTCCACgtccacctccaccaccacctccaTCTCCGCTGCCACCGCCACCAAAGCATCATTCTTATCATCCATGA
- the LOC123221378 gene encoding 40S ribosomal protein S3a, with protein MAVGKNKRISKGKKGGKKKAADPFAKKDWYDIKAPSVFNNRSVGKTLVSRTQGTKIASEGLKHRVFEISLGDLQGDEEHAFRKIRLRAEDVQGKNVLTNFWGMDFTTDKLRSLVRKWQTLIEAYVDVKTTDNYTLRMFCIGFTKRRPNQVKRTCYAQSSQIRQIRRKMREIMVAQATSCDLKDLVQKFIPEMIGREIEKATSSIYPLQNVYIRKVKILKAPKFDLGKLMEVHGDYSEDVGVKMERPADETMVEGSTEVIGA; from the exons ATGGCCGTCGG AAAGAACAAGAGAATTTCCAAGGGAAAGAAAGGAGGAAAGAAGAAGGC TGCGGATCCATTTGCCAAGAAGGATTGGTATGACATCAAAGCTCCTTCTGTTTTCAACAACAGAAGCGTTGGCAAGACTCTTGTTTCCCGTACTCAGGGTACTAAG ATTGCCTCAGAAGGACTTAAACATAGAGTGTTTGAGATATCACTTGGTGACCTTCAGGGTGATGAGGAGCATGCTTTCAGAAAGATTAGATTGAGAGCTGAAGATGTTCAAGGAAAGAATGTCCTCACCAATTTCTGG GGGATGGACTTCACCACAGACAAGTTGAGGTCCTTGGTGAGGAAGTGGCAGACCTTGATTGAAGCCTATGTTGATGTTAAAACAACTGACAACTACACTTTGAGGATGTTCTGTATTGGATTCACCAAAAGACGTCCAAACCAGGTTAAGAGGACTTGCTATGCACAGTCCAGCCAAATTAGACAG ATTCGCCGCAAGATGAGGGAGATCATGGTAGCACAGGCAACATCTTGCGATCTTAAGGACCTTGTCCAAAAGTTCATTCCTGAAATGATCGGGCGAGAGATTGAGAAGGCAACTTCAAGCATCTACCCCTTGCAAAATGTTTACATTCGCAAAGTGAAGATTCTGAAAGCTCCCAAGTTTGATCTTGGAAAGTTGATGGAG GTTCATGGTGATTATTCAGAGGATGTTGGTGTGAAGATGGAGAGGCCTGCTGATGAGACAATGGTTGAAGGTTCTACTGAAGTAATTGGAGCTTAA